Sequence from the Amaranthus tricolor cultivar Red isolate AtriRed21 chromosome 1, ASM2621246v1, whole genome shotgun sequence genome:
ACAAAAGGGTCAAAACCTTCCACACCCCATGCTGGACTTACAGGTTGTACTTTTCCAGTTAGTCCATAAGGGTCGGACACCCAGATTCCGGGACCGTACAAGCCTGTTACATGAAATGCACCAAAACCAAAACAAGCCACCCCCGAAAGAAATAAATGAATTCCAAAAATCTTAGGCAAATCCAAAGAAGGTTTTCCTGTACGTTCATCACAAAATATTTCTAGATCCCAATACACCCAATGCCAAATAGCTGCCAAAAAGCACAAGCCAGAAAACACAATATGCGCGCCAGCCACACCTTCGTAACTCCAAATGCCGGGATCCGTTATAGTCCCCCCTGTAATACTCCAACCGCCCCATGAATTGGTTATTCCTAAACGGGTCATGAAAGGTATAACGAACATACCCTGTCTCCACATTGGATCAAGAATGGGGTCAGAGGGATCAAAAACTGCTAATTCATATAGAGCCATCGAACCAGCCCAACCAGCAACCAGAGCTGTATGCATGATATGGACAGAAATCAACCGACCAGGATCATTCAATACGACGGTATGAACACGATACCAAGGCAAACCCATGGAAATACCCCTtatatcaaagaaaaatgacacTATGTAACTTTATTGCATTGGAAAAGACTATAACTATGCAATGGATCCCTTTTGTTCAATCGATTATCTAGCAACAAGGGTTAATGTTTCTTCTATTCGGTTGGTAATAATAGAACAATTATGTTTGTAGGAACAAAGAGAAACAAATCTATTCTATACCCGATAAGTAGCAATACGCAATGGGGAGTTGATACCATCTTCTATCAGTAAATGCTTtcatacttgttcattattggaAGGCTATATTGGTAAGaattttttcttaaactaaACCTTTCTAATCTATGCAGAAAATAGAATTAATGAGTGatattataaaaacaataacctTAATTATTACGTTTCCACATCAAAGTGAAATAGagtacttaattattttttctttcatttaatGCCTATTGGTGTTCCAAAAGTTCCCTTTCGAAGTCCTGGAGAGGAAGATGCATCTTGGGTTGACGTATAGTGCGACTTGTCAGATATATTGGGTCATATGGGATTTCCCCATTATCTCTCCCGATTGAGATATCCTCCATTTCGCCCAAGAAAGATTGATTAAATCATCCAAAATTTGGAGCGTGAAATGCAATTCGATCCGTTTTTTAGTTTTAGGGGGATTCAGGTTAATAATTCTCACTTAGAATAATTTATGGTTGGCTCGGTTGGACCAATAAAATGAAGTATCCAGGCTCCGTTTATAAAAACCCCAATCCCAATCgggaatatattaaaaattactgCTTGTATTATATAGGTTATTTACTTTAACTCTTAATTTTTtcgatttgaaattaaaaatagcGCTCTCAACTTTAATGATTTGAATGAAAGTAATTAATCTGTTGAATATGGAAATTGACGAAAGAAAAGATATGAAGTAAATAAAAAAGgggaattttaacaaaaaaaaacaagcgGTATTGGAAACATTTGTTCTATATGGGCAAATCGAAATCGGGCAGATCGTTACCCGGAGTAGAGCATAAACCTAAAAATTTCAAGAGACCCATTCAAGAACAAGAAAATGACATCGTGATTTGAGTTGAATCTCGATGATATGATACATCAATGAAAAGTAAGTTCAATAAGTTtagtaaattctttttttttttttagtagaattttattctattttaattatagaaatttttttatattatatattatatgggTAATTAGGGAATTGCGAAAAAGTaatcttttttgaaaaatcgAAAAGGAGATTCTTGATTATTCATCATAAGTTGGAAAAATctctatgaaaaaaaaaaggatgtaGAATCtacacattgatttttttttacaattttgttTGAACCGTATGCATCAAAAGGTGCATGTACGGTTCCTAAGGGATAGAATTTTACCCGAATCAACCGACTTTATCGAGAAagattactttttttaggccaAGAAGTCGATAGCGAGATCTCGAATCAACTTATTGGTCTTATGGTATATCTCAGTATCGAAGATGATACCAAggatttatatttgtttataaattcTCCTGGCGGATGGGTAATACCCGGAGTAGCTATTTATGATACCATGCAATTTGTGCGACCAGATGTACATACAATATGCATGGGGTTAGCTGCTTCAATGGGATCTTTTATCCTGGTCGGAGGAGAAATTACTAAACGTTTAGCATTCCCTCACGCTTGGCGCCAAtgagttttttatttgaaagaaaaaagaaaactatGCCTTCACcatatcaaatattaatattttaagtaataataGCATGGCACTTTGAATTCGATATAAgatatttttctctattttattttcaaaaccttCAATTATGTATCGAAAGAGGAGTATGAGATGAAGAGTATTCCCGATTTCTTTAGGAGTCCATTTCAGCGTCACAAACTTTTTTTCATAACAAAAGACTCTATTTATGTTTGAACGAgtacaaaaaaattttctttcttatttttcgAATCAAAAAGAAACTTTGGGATTGCTTAACTACAGatgaaataaatatataaagcaACGGAGCCATCATAGTATTTTTAGCTCCTACGAAAAGAAGGGTGGTAATTGGATAATTTACTGATCTGGATCTAATCAATTCTAGATtttctctttgttcaacggAAAATGAAAGTAAATTCCATTCTATAGCCGTATGCAATGCGAAAAAAATGCCCGTACGGTTGTTCAATTCTatcttttttattcttaattccATATTTTTTCTATTCATCACATTACGCGAGATAGAAGAACTTTTTTATGGTATATATCATCAGGGTAATGATTCATCAACCCGCGAGCTCTTTTTATGAGGCCCAAACGGGAGAATTTATCCTGGAAgcggaagaacttttgaaattgCGTGAAACCCTCACAAGGGTTTATGTACAAAGAACGGGCAAACCCTTATGGGTTGTATCCGAAGATATGGAAAGGGATGTTTTTATGTCAGCAACAGAAGCCCAAGCTCATGGAATTGTTGATCTTGTAGCGGTCGAATAAAAGGaataaaaatagttttaaacatttgaaattttttcttgTTACTCGGTTTACCATTCTGTGTTTAATATTCcattaactataaaaaaaaattcggtTAGGATTGATCTAAACCAGCCCATTATGTATATGATTCAGCATGCCAACTATTAAACAACTTATTAGAAACACAAGACAGCCAATCAGAAATGTCACGAAATCCCCCGCTCTTCGGGGATGCCCTCAACGTCGAGGAACATGTACTAGGGTGTATGTGTGACTCGTTCAGATTATGAGCTGGAacaaaaaaaagcaaatgaaaggaaagaatttttccagtatcaataatcaatactGGTGAATGGTATAAAACTCAGTCACtatctaaaatgaaaaaaaaaaaataataaattcatcTATTGGGTATGAAATTTATGGTTTCTATTGGTATAAATCGGGTTTAAGATAAGAAAAAATTTCCCATTGGTAACGAACGTTATCCATTTAGCAGGGAATCttattttaaaagcaaaaaaattcGGCTCCGATTCTTGCAAGAACGGACTAACAGGGTCAGCTATCCAGCAAACCTTCAAAATTAAATACCGTTACTGTATAGGTGGATCTCGTTGTGAAAGACCTATTACTGGATAATTCATGGGTAGAGCCAAAAGGTTTGAACTGTACAAGTTATCAATAAGATTCCGGAAATGAAGGAAAGGGGCTCCGGTGTATAGAGAGGACCTCACCGTTTTAAAAGTAACCATAGAAACGAAGGAATCCACTATTTCTTTAATCATCTATATTTAACTTGaattcacatttttttatttacttttttgatacattaataaatttttttgtctcGTTTCAAGACGAAATgtcgaaaaaaagaaaaataacaaaaatagtgGTTGGGAAGGTTATAGTAGCAAAAGCCAttggaatttttattttatacattgGAAAAATCCGTTTTGTTATTAATAGACCAGAAGGCGAAAAGAATaacttaaagaaaaaaaatcgaTTAGTTATTCATCAAAGTTTCAATTATTCAATGACTAGAGTTAAACGGGGATATATAGCTCGAAGACGCAGAAGAAAAATTCGTTTATTTGTATCAAGCTTTCGCGGGGCTCATTCAAGACTTACTCGAACCATTGCTCAACAGAAAATAAGAGCTTTGGTTTCGGCTCATCGGGATAGAGACAGGCAAAAGAGAGATTTTCGCCGTTTGTGGATCACTCGAATAAACGCAGTAATTCGTGAAAGAGGGGTATACTATAATTATAGTAAATTTATACACGATCTGTACAAGAGAAAGTTGCTTCTTAATCGTAAAATACTTGCACAAATAGCTATATTAAATAGGAATtgtatttatatgatttttaatgagatcttaaaaaaagaagattGGAAAGAAGAATACCTCGAAACGATTTAAATGAAGTTCCCCGGAGTTTATTCTCCGGGAGTATTAGAGTAGAAATTAGTCTaataaaatatgataaataaaaaaaaatcaccaaatccattcaaaaaaaaattcccaatttttatattatcttaCGCCGTGACAATCAAATCTAGATTCGACAATTTTTTTAGAACAAAACTGCAATCCGTGCTTGAGTTCAGATTCCAATTTTGattcaattaataattaaataaatagaacGAAAAAGAATAagtctattattttatttatttttggttctAAAACTAGCAGTTCTAGTAGTCGACTCGGTTCTTTCAAATTGTTTCTCATTATTAAGAAAAGGTAACAAAGATAAAATACGAGCTTGTTTTATAGCAATAGTAATTAATCGTTGTTGTTTCAAGGTCAATCTATTCACTCGCCTAGATAAAATTTTTCCTTGTTCACTAATAAATCGACTAATTAAACTCATGTTTCTATAATCTATTCGATCCCCCGATTGGATCGGGGGCAAACGCCTACGAAAAGCTCGCTTGGATTTAATAAAGGGTCGCTTGGATTTATCCATATACCacatgaaatgttttaattcaccatataccattgagtttacatccgttagcacagaataccgtTAATggcaactgccgtcagtgtgccgtcaACACTTGCCTCGTGGTTTACACGTgactattaaaaatcaaaacagaaaTCAGAATACAGCAGCTCTTCTGTCAGTGTTCTTCTGCTGAATGCCCGACCTTCACCTCAATTTTTCGTGCACTTCCAGTTATTTTGAGAAGGGTTCTTGGGCCATGACAGCAAGGCCCATGTGGAGAGATTCCAATTCTACTATCGATTTCCTCCCCTAACCTCCGGTCACTTCTGCACTGCTCcgtcaaggtggcctggtcatcGATATTGAACAAGTTCTGTTGCATGGTTGATACAGAAGCTAGTATAAAGGCTGCTGACTACATCACCTTGCACATGGATTTCAGAGCGTTGTGTGAGTTATTAATAGGGTTCTTGTACATGGTcatcgatatatatatatatatatatatatatatatatatatatatatatatatatatatatatatatatatatatatatatatgtacatatatatatatatatatatatatatatatatatatatatatatatatatatatatatatatatatatatatattatatatatatatatatatatatatatatatatatatatatatatatatatatatatatatatgtacatgtatatatatatatatatatatatatatatatatatatatatatatatatatatatatatatatatatatatatatatatatatatatatatatatatatatatatatatatatatatatatatatatatatatatatatatatatatatatatatatatatatatatatatatatacatatatatacatatacatatacatatacatacatatatatatatatatatatatatatatatatatatatatatatatatatatatatatatatatacatatatatacatatatatacatatatatacatatatatatatatacatatatatatatatatatatatatatatatatatatatatatatatatatatatatacacatatatatatatacatatatatatatatatacatgtatatatatatatataaatatatatatatatatatatatatatatatatatatatatatatatatatatatatatatatatatatatatatatatatatatatatatatatatatatatatatatatatatatatatatgtatatatatatatatatgtgtatatatatatatatatatatatatatatatatatatatatatatatatatatatatgtatatatatatatatatatacatatatatatatatatatatatatatatatatatatatatatatatatatatatatatatatacatatatatatatatatatatatatatatatatatatatatatatatacatatatatatatatatatatatatatatatacatatatatatatatatatatatatatatatatatatatatatatatatatatatatatatatatatatatatatatatatatatatatacatatatatatatatatatatatatatatgtatatatatgtatatatatatatatatatatatatatatatatatatatatatatatatatatatatatatatatatatatatataatctcaactataaggagtatatatatataatctcaaCTATAAGGAGTGCTTGCTAAAAATGCACTAATATAACCTCTTACCTATACAAtaagtcattttgcataaaaaaaaaggaaatataaatttaaattataaaaaattaaaaaagaaatgagtaagtttaatttttttaatcgtcttttaatcaaaattaatttataaaaataattgaaaatttaaaaacttaaaaagagaaatcaaaACCGGTCGTCGTTTGGGAAATAATGTTCATGGGTAAGTGACCttaaattgagattattcatattaaatcaaaaattagaattattgtagaaaaaatcaataaaaagctGAATTGTTCTAGTTGATTCTTCCTAAATTGAATTCGCTGATTGTTTCTTATGTGGCATGTGTCTCCTATTTATCCTATCCTCacggaaaaataaataaaaatataattgttagagtatataacatatcttagtgTTTCgaccatcaacttaaatttttttgattgagTGGATTCATTTACAATAATCAATTGTCATAAGAAAACAATTTAAACCATAAGGACCACTTTTGTATAGTTTTTTATTACATAGATTGCATTGTATGATGGTAAACTCTTCCATTATTTCTCCCAGGCATAAGAATccatttagtttttaaaaatatggTAATATCAATTGTAatcaacaattttttaaatctaTGCAGAAGGTTAATAGGTTTAGATTAAATAGGTAATTTATTGAAATCTAATTagtcatattttataaaattagcaaatgtaattaatttttagagAATATTTCAATCGGATTGATACTCATTTTATGTGATAACATCTTCGAGTTCATTTTGAAGGGTGAGCTCCAAAAGCGAGCGTATTGATACTCATTTTATGTGATAGCATCTTCATCATACAAAATATAACTAGTGTTTTGAGAGATCGACGTATCTCaagtccaacccattaaagcttaattaaactaaataatgatgaTGGGCTGGCTAAATTAAGGatggtctcttaaagagaccgtctctcacaagaatttgtgtacaaAATATAGTTAAGTTCACGTCCTAGTCAAGTGCATTTGTGACTTACTATAACAGATCACAATCCAGTAAATGTCCTCTTATATCTAAATTCATACTTCTTACGTCCCGTAAAAAAGCGATTTAGAGTGTAAAATGTTTTTGTGGTTTAAGCATAAGACTAAATACAAGTTGATAGTAAAAACGATAGCCAAAATGAAgagaaataatatatttatgaataaatttctttaaaaaatgtAACCAATCATtaccaaaaaaaattgtaaattgaCCGGAACGAACCACAATAGAATATCCCACTATTTTCGTAAAAACATAGAGCATGGGAACAAATATTTGTTATTCCAAGTGGTACACTAAATCACATCCACTTTCCATAAACACATAACGAATTTACTAATATCATCTATCAAGCAAATCCTATAAATACCCACATCTACTAGTTCATATCTTCCATCCTCAACCTCAGTACTTCACTTATATCACTTCATATAACCCGTCATTCCTAACTTGTGCGAGATACTGAGTTATCGATTTTTATTGACTCTATAATCCGTCACTCCAATCGATCTTATACAAAGAATTAACTAGTAGtataattatccaaaaaaataacaaaaaaaatgaaaaccacAATATTTTCATTATCCTCATCACCTTTTCTTACAGTTTTTATGGCGATAATATGGGTGCTAATAATCCAACGATCAATATTGGCTAACAACATAAATTATAACCTAGTAAGGTTTGGAGCAAAACCAGACGGATCAGACACGTCTAAGGCATTTACGTCTGCATGGAACACAGCATGTCAATCAGAAAATCCTTCTACAATTGTAGTTCCTAAAGGCAGGTATTTTGTTAATTCAGCCTTACTTTTTAGTGGGAAGAATTGCAAGGTCAAATCTATAAAGTTTGTTATTAGAGGTACCTTAGTAGCACCTTCTGATTTCCGACTGCTCGGAGATGCTGGTACTTGGTTCGCTTTCGAGGATGTCACCGGAGTTTCTATATCTGGTGGTGTGTTTGACGGACAGGGTTCTGGGTTGTGGGCTTGTAAGAGGTCTAGCGAGAGGTGTCCTGCTGGAGCAACGgtaattgaattttaattttaattttatattatttaaattatcaaGTCGTTTATAATTCGACTAAtagacaaaataattttaaaattaaggcTATTTCCCTCTTAGGCAAAAATTATATGTTATTCgaaaaatatttcaattttaagtGAATATTTGtttaagttaattatttttattttattgaaatcattGAATCAAACCGCGACTTTCTTTTAAACCTGTTTGGGCCAAGATTATTGGGCATTAGAAACCAAAAGCATAATGATTgtcagagtatataatatatgctGGTGTCTTAAATATaagtttaatcttttaattgagttgttttCTTGATATACTATCAGAAACCAACGTTATAAAACGTCatgagttcgaatctcaatcattcctcatatatatattgtggaatattcagcgcttATGTGCATCCATATTTTTAGCCCAATGGACTCTCGTGTGAAGggcttgttagagtatataagatatcGTGAacttcaaccataagcttaagcttttagatTAGTTAACGACTTCACTTAAATAAAATGGTCTCCTAATCGTCAAACTATTATGTTAGGTTTgtaatttaaaaattcaaaattgactcaaatttagtaTTCGGAtagttaacaaaaatttaaatttgaatttaagtAAATTCCACCGTTGTTtgtaaagtaggtaaaaaaaTCGAGAATTTAATTTAAGAATGACTTCTTAAGCCATCTCAAATTTAtcacttttttaattttgtaattgaaATATACAATtcgaaataaaattattattccaAAAACAACCTAAAATAATCGCAATGTTTTATAACATCAACAACGACAACATACTATGTTCATGGGTTTACTCTTCAATCCAACGTACTTTAATTTACTATTGGAATAATTTGTATTGGTAGAATTATATTATAATCAATTAAATCTATAATTAATATTggtattaaatatattatattgtaaatgtgttctttttataaaattactttaaaataacttattattaattcatagtatttaataaataaaaaaaatatttagagacaacaaaaatatACTTGTTTGCTAATgcatatattataattaattttgataCAGACACTTCGGTTctcaaattcaaataatattgaaataaatggAGTTACATCAGTAAACAGCCAATTATATCACATTGTTTTTGACGGGTGTAAAAATGTAAAAGTGGAGGGTGTAAAGATCTCAACTTCAGGCAGGAGTCCCAACACAGATGGTATTCATGTCCAATTATCAAATGGAGTCACTATCTTGAACTCTAACATTGCAACCGGAGACGATTGTGTTTCAGTTGGAGCCGGTACTACTAATCTTTGGATTGAAAACATGGCTTGTGGCCCGGGTCATGGCGTTAGGTATGCTTTAGCAAGCtaattttcattaattaaaaaaaaatgttaaatgaGAAATTTAGTTAGAAAGAATGGTCATATAAATTGTTGGATTTAGGATTTTAACTGTGAGAATCCTCGAAATTCGAAATATGGCATTTCTTACCTTAAAAGGATATATTCAATATATTTTACAATTCGTTATGTTTGGAAATGAaaaattcatttgaaaatcTAGAACTTgctcaaatttggatttgacaaatcaagaaaaattcaaatttaaatttaagctaattttactcttattttataaaactagtaaaaagtaaaaaatttgaaaataatttcctAAATTTTATCATTCTCAGAcccttaatttaaaataaaatacttattcaCAAACGGAGCCTAATAAAAAATTCATTATAATCATGTTGTATGTGAAAGAATCAACTTAATCAAAAGCTTAtgctaatggttgaggccccaaaatatgttatttaTTCTAACACATACCTTCACATACACGAGAAACAATTAGGCTAgaactagaagtgtggatgcaacacatgctCTCCTCATACTTGGCgctgaatatttcactttaaatgagaagtggttgagattcgaacccgtgatctCTTGTCACACTGACCATGTCAAAGAACGAACTCAACCACAAGCTTAAGTAGAAGTTTAAGgcccagaatatgttatatactctaacaataaaGTAAAAACTTAGATTAACATGTTTCACATTGATTATCAGCATTGGAAGCTTAGGCAAAGATGTAAATGAAGCAGGAGTTGTGAATGTGACAGTGAAGACAGCTACTTTTACTGGGACTGAGAATGGTGTTAGAATCAAATCTTGGGGAAGACCCAGCAATGGTTTTGTGAGAAATGTACTATTCCAACATATTACAATGCTCAATGCTCAAAATCCCATCATTATCGACCAAAACTATTGTCCTGACGACAAAGGTTGCTCTGGAAAGGTTAGTTACAAATCAATGATAGACTGTAAAACGTACGTATATTGGAGCCTAACCACTTAACTGATAGTCGAGGCCATAATATATGGATGTTATTCGGTCAAACAAATAGTGTGTTTATATAGTTAAATTAGGTTGGACTTATTATAAATGTCAGCATATTATCGAGAAACACATAGTGTACACACTTCATAAGTCAATACTATCTCAAAGTCATACGACAATGAGAGGAAGACTCTAATGATTGATAAAGTGTGCATACcgtttttaattaattgatgtgggataaaccatcccaacataAAAGTTATCTCTAAGAGTGACGTTGGCATTTTGTGTAATAATAAAATAGGCATCCGGAGTAAGAATCAGTGATGTAACATATCAAGATATTCATGGATCATCGGCGACTCCAATTGCAGTAAAATTTGATTGCAGCTCAGAATACCATTGCACAAATATAAAATTGGAGGGAGTAGATCTTACCTACAGAAATCAACAAGCTGCTTCTTCTTGTGTTAATACTATAGGATCCACCTACGGTGTTATTGAGCCTAAAAGTTGCTTCTAGCTAGGGCTACATGCATACCTTAAGATCAACATGCGATTTAAAATTGCTAGTGATAGTCACAGTTATACTCACGATATTGTCATAGCAATCTCAAAGAGATAGATAAAAATGTATACTTTatcatttattattcttaaaactTGATAGCTAATTTTTTACGGTAAAAAACTATTATCTTTTCACTTAGTAATTACCAATTGTCATTTGAAATGAGAGGTGTATACCTCACTCAAGGATCACAAAATGAAATTTAGATGGATGTTTATGATGTGACAAATTGTTGGAACCAAATGACCAGGCATATGTaatgaatgacaataataaagaaataatcAAGAAAAAGATTAAAGATGACTCACCAATCAATGGGCTACATCACCATATAGCCTAGGATTAATATTCATATGTTAAAGAAGAAATACAAACTTGAGAGGAATTACAAATTGAGGTTTTATGTAAATTGAGAGAAGCTAATTAGGGAGAATACATAAGGTAGAAAAATCTTAGTCCTTCTAACTAAAGCCTAGAACAAGAGTATTTATAGGGGAAAAGCCTTGATGCCCATGGTTTGCTTCATCTAAGCACCCACTAATACTTAGTACAAATGTACTACTGTACTTATTTGATTTCCCATCATCTAATCACAATGTAGTACTTGTGTTTTCTTCTTACTTTAACTAATAAGCCAGATAAATTTTCTTAATCTTGTTTTGATTACTTGGTGAACAAAAGTCATTAATAGTCCTAACAATCTCCTTCTTTGTGATACCCTAGATTAATCTTCAAaaaagattgatagactactcatattagcaaggtgcatcttcttttctagggagccaaTTTGCTAAGAACCTacaattaagcgtgcttggCAGGGAGCAATTTTAGAATgagtgacctcctgggaagttttctcgggtgcgcacgagtgagaccAAAGTACggtggaaagacttgtgttggtttgtggggccagtttACAgcctccatgagtagtcaccggtgGTCCGAGGGGTCGAGGTGTTACAATCTTGACTTGTATTCTCCAAGTCACGAAACATCACCTTCATGATTCATCCAACAAGACTCCCAAAACATCACGAGCTAGAAACATactcaacaaaataaaacataaacatGTGCGCAAAACATACAAAAGCACATATACTACAATGCTCTCTAAGGGCTTACAAAAGAGTATGACTAATTAACAACCAAGTCCGTGCAACCTATAGACTTGTTGGGAGATATTGGGATCACATTCATGTCATCAAGAGAAGTATCATCATCAACATGCTTGGTTAAAGTAGTGGCATCACAAACCAAA
This genomic interval carries:
- the LOC130806606 gene encoding ATP-dependent Clp protease proteolytic subunit produces the protein MPIGVPKVPFRSPGEEDASWVDVYNRLYRERLLFLGQEVDSEISNQLIGLMVYLSIEDDTKDLYLFINSPGGWVIPGVAIYDTMQFVRPDVHTICMGLAASMGSFILVGGEITKRLAFPHAWIRVMIHQPASSFYEAQTGEFILEAEELLKLRETLTRVYVQRTGKPLWVVSEDMERDVFMSATEAQAHGIVDLVAVE
- the LOC130806616 gene encoding polygalacturonase-like; this encodes MAIIWVLIIQRSILANNINYNLVRFGAKPDGSDTSKAFTSAWNTACQSENPSTIVVPKGRYFVNSALLFSGKNCKVKSIKFVIRGTLVAPSDFRLLGDAGTWFAFEDVTGVSISGGVFDGQGSGLWACKRSSERCPAGATTLRFSNSNNIEINGVTSVNSQLYHIVFDGCKNVKVEGVKISTSGRSPNTDGIHVQLSNGVTILNSNIATGDDCVSVGAGTTNLWIENMACGPGHGVSIGSLGKDVNEAGVVNVTVKTATFTGTENGVRIKSWGRPSNGFVRNVLFQHITMLNAQNPIIIDQNYCPDDKGCSGKASGVRISDVTYQDIHGSSATPIAVKFDCSSEYHCTNIKLEGVDLTYRNQQAASSCVNTIGSTYGVIEPKSCF